The following is a genomic window from Pseudomonas purpurea.
CAGCCGTTGATTTGTTGCGCAGCACAACGCCTCGGCCCGTCCGGGGCGTTTTTATTTTCAGTTTACGAGTGATGGAGCGGCCATGTTTGTCCAGATTCTAGGTTCCGCCGCCGGCGGCGGGTTTCCGCAGTGGAACTGCAACTGCGTGAACTGCGCAGGTTTTCGCGACGGCAGCCTGCGGGCCGAGGCGCGCACCCAGTCGTCCATCGCGCTTTCCGATGACGGCGTGAACTGGGTGCTGTGCAACGCCTCGCCGGATATCCGCGCACAACTCCAGAGCTTTGCCCCGATGCAACCGGGCCGTGCCCTGCGTGACACCGGCATCAGCGCGATCATCCTGATGGACAGCCAGATCGACCACACCACCGGCCTGCTGAGCCTGCGCGAAGGTTGCCCGCATCAGGTCTGGTGCACCGACATGGTTCATGAGGACCTGAGCACCGGGTTCCCGCTGTTCACCATGCTCACCCACTGGAACGGTGGGCTGAACTGGAACCGCATCGAACTCGACCAGAGCTTCACCGTCCCGGCCTGCCCGAACCTGCGCTTCACGCCGTTGCCCCTGCGCAGCGCCGCACCGCCCTACTCGCCGCACCGTTTCGACCCGCATCCGGGCGACAACATCGGTTTGATCGTCGAAGACCTGCGCACGGGCGGCAAGCTGTTCTACGCGCCGGGGCTGGGCAAGGTCGATGGGCCGCTGCTGGACATCATGGCGAGCAGCGATTGCCTGTTGGTGGACGGCACGATGTGGGACGACGACGAAATGCAGCGCCGTGGCGTCGGCACCCGCACCGGTCGCGAGATGGGCCACCTGGCGCAGAACGGCCCTGGCGGCATGCTGGAAGTGCTGGAGCAACTGCCCGATCAGCGCAAAGTGCTTATCCACATCAACAACACCAATCCGATTCTTGATGAAGACTCGGCCGAGCGCGCAGAACTGGTTCGGCGCAATGTTGAAGTGGCTTATGACGGCATGAGTATTTTGCTGTAGCGGATGCCCTCATCGCGAGCAAGCTCGCTCCCACAGAGATTTCGTTTGCTCAACAGATCCAATGTGGGAGCGAGCTTGCTCGCGATGAGGCCAGAGCAAACACCACAGAATCCACCGGTCTTGCCCGGAGAACCGAAATGACTGACACACCGCTGTCCCCCGCCGAGTTCGAACACGCCCTGCGGGCCAAAGGCGCCTACTACCACATCCACCATCCTTATCACGTGGCGATGTACGAAGGCCGGGCGACCCGCGAGCAGATTCAGGGCTGGGTCGCCAACCGCTTCTACTATCAGGTGAACATCCCGCTCAAGGACGCTGCGATTCTGGCCAACTGCCCGGACCGCGAGATTCGCCGCGAGTGGATTCAACGCCTGCTCGACCACGACGGCGCCCCCGGTGAAGACGGCGGCATCGAGGCCTGGTTGCGCCTCGGCCAAGCGGTGGGCCTGGACCCGGATCAACTGCGCTCCCAGGAACTGGTGTTGCCCGGCGTGCGTTTCGCTGTGGACGCCTACGTCAACTTCGCCCGCCGCGCCAATTGGCAGGAAGCCGCCAGCAGCTCGCTGACCGAGCTGTTCGCCCCGCAAATCCACCAGTCTCGCCTGGACAGCTGGCCGCAGCATTACCCGTGGATCGACCCGGCCGGTTACGAATATTTCCGCACGCGCCTCGGCCAGGCGCGGCGCGACGTCGAGCATGGTCTGGCGATCACCTTGCAGCACTACACCACGTATGAAGGCCAGCAGCGCATGCTGGAAATTCTCCAGTTCAAACTGGACATCCTTTGGAGCATGCTCGATGCCATGAGCATGGCCTACGAACTGAACCGCCCGCCCTATCACAGCGTGACCGCGCAGCGGGTCTGGCATAAAGGAATCGCGTTATGAATTTCGACCGCAGCAAAACCCCGACCTGGCGTCCCGGCTATCGCTTCCAGTACGAACCGGCGCAAAAAGGCCATGTGCTGCTGTACCCCGAAGGCATGATCAAACTCAACGAAAGCGCCGCGCTGATTGGCGGTTTGATCGACGGCGAACGTGATGTCGCGGCCATCATCACCGAACTCGATGCCCGGTTCCCCGGCGTGCCCGAGCTCGGTGACGACATCGAGCAATTCATGGAGGTCGCCCGTGCAGAACACTGGATCGAACTCGGCTGAGGCCTTGGTCATCCCGCCCAAGCCCGAGACTGGCCTGCCGCTGTGGCTGCTCGCCGAGCTGACCTACCGCTGCCCGCTGCAATGCCCTTACTGCTCGAACCCGCTGGATTTTGCCGAACAAGGCAAGGAACTGAGCACCGAGCAGTGGATCAAGGTATTTCGCGAAGCACGGGAGATGGGCGCCGCGCAGTTGGGCTTCTCCGGTGGCGAGCCGCTGGTGCGTCAGGACCTTGCCGAGCTGATTGGCGAGGCGCGCAAACTGGGCTTCTACACCAACCTGATCACCTCGGGCATCGGCCTCACCGAACAGAAAATCAGCGACTTCAAGCAGGCCGGGCTGGATCACATCCAGATCAGCTTCCAGGCCAGCGACGAACAGGTGAACAATTTGTTGGCCGGCTCGAAAAAAGCCTTCGCGCAAAAGCTCGAAATGGCCCGTGCGGTGAAGGCCCACGGCTACCCGATGGTGCTGAACTTTGTCACCCACCGGCACAACATCGACAAGATCGACCGCATCATCGAGCTGTGCATTGCCCTTGAGGCGGACTTCGTCGAACTCGCCACTTGCCAGTTCTACGGCTGGGCCCAGCTCAACCGCGTCGGTTTGCTGCCGACCCGGGAACAACTGGTGCGCGCCGAACGCATCACCAACGAATACCGCGCCAGGCTGCAAGCCGAAGGTCACCCGTGCAAGCTGATCTTCGTCACCCCGGACTACTACGAAGAACGCCCCAAAGCCTGCATGAACGGCTGGGGCAGTATCTTCCTGACCGTCACACCGGACGGCACTGCCCTGCCGTGTCACGGCGCGCGGCAAATGCCGGTGCAATTCCCGAACGTGCGCGATCACAGCATGCAGCACATCTGGTACGACTCGTTCGGCTTCAACCGCTTTCGCGGTTACGACTGGATGCCCGAACCCTGCCGCTCATGCGATGAGAAAGAAAAGGACTTTGGCGGCTGCCGTTGCCAGGCCTTCATGCTCACAGGCGACGCCAGCAATGCCGACCCGGTGTGCAGCAAGTCCGAACATCACGGTGTGATTCTCAAGGCCCGCGAAGAAGCCGAACACGCCACCCAGACCATCGAACAACTGGCCTTTCGCAATGAACGAAACTCACGCCTCATCGCCAAAGGCTGACCCCTTGAGCGCCCTCAAGGCTGTCGCCGCTGGCATCGACTTCGCAGACTTGCGCGCCGGCCCGCACGGCCTGTTCTGGAACGAATACCGCCCGGATGACGCCGCTTGCCGGATCTGGCATTGGCGCGACGGTGCCGCCCGGTGCCTGACTCCGCTCGGGTTCAGCGTGCGCAGTCGGGTCTATGAGTACGGCGGCGGGGCATTTTGCCTGAGCGATGAGGGGGTGGTTTTCGTCAACGAGGCAGATCAACAGCTGTATCGCCAGTCGCTGCAAGATGAAGAACCTGAAGCGCTGACATCCGGTGGATGCCGATACGGCGACGTGCAATATGCCGCTGGCCGGGTGCTCGCCGTTGAAGAACAACGCGACCGGCATCGCCTGGTGGCCATTGATCTGGCTGACGGGCAGCGACATCTGCTGGTGGAAGGCGCCGACTTCTATGCCGCGCCTACCTTGAGCCCGGATGCCCGACGCCTGGCCTGGATCGAGTGGAGCCGGCCACATCAGCCCTGGACCTCGACGCGGTTGATGGTTGCCGAGCGCAACGCCGAGGGTGATTTCGGTCTGCCGCGCTGTGTGGCCGGCAACGCGGGTGAAGAGTCCCTGCAACAGCCGCGTTTTGAT
Proteins encoded in this region:
- the pqqB gene encoding pyrroloquinoline quinone biosynthesis protein PqqB, which encodes MFVQILGSAAGGGFPQWNCNCVNCAGFRDGSLRAEARTQSSIALSDDGVNWVLCNASPDIRAQLQSFAPMQPGRALRDTGISAIILMDSQIDHTTGLLSLREGCPHQVWCTDMVHEDLSTGFPLFTMLTHWNGGLNWNRIELDQSFTVPACPNLRFTPLPLRSAAPPYSPHRFDPHPGDNIGLIVEDLRTGGKLFYAPGLGKVDGPLLDIMASSDCLLVDGTMWDDDEMQRRGVGTRTGREMGHLAQNGPGGMLEVLEQLPDQRKVLIHINNTNPILDEDSAERAELVRRNVEVAYDGMSILL
- the pqqC gene encoding pyrroloquinoline-quinone synthase PqqC, with the translated sequence MTDTPLSPAEFEHALRAKGAYYHIHHPYHVAMYEGRATREQIQGWVANRFYYQVNIPLKDAAILANCPDREIRREWIQRLLDHDGAPGEDGGIEAWLRLGQAVGLDPDQLRSQELVLPGVRFAVDAYVNFARRANWQEAASSSLTELFAPQIHQSRLDSWPQHYPWIDPAGYEYFRTRLGQARRDVEHGLAITLQHYTTYEGQQRMLEILQFKLDILWSMLDAMSMAYELNRPPYHSVTAQRVWHKGIAL
- the pqqD gene encoding pyrroloquinoline quinone biosynthesis peptide chaperone PqqD → MNFDRSKTPTWRPGYRFQYEPAQKGHVLLYPEGMIKLNESAALIGGLIDGERDVAAIITELDARFPGVPELGDDIEQFMEVARAEHWIELG
- the pqqE gene encoding pyrroloquinoline quinone biosynthesis protein PqqE; translation: MQNTGSNSAEALVIPPKPETGLPLWLLAELTYRCPLQCPYCSNPLDFAEQGKELSTEQWIKVFREAREMGAAQLGFSGGEPLVRQDLAELIGEARKLGFYTNLITSGIGLTEQKISDFKQAGLDHIQISFQASDEQVNNLLAGSKKAFAQKLEMARAVKAHGYPMVLNFVTHRHNIDKIDRIIELCIALEADFVELATCQFYGWAQLNRVGLLPTREQLVRAERITNEYRARLQAEGHPCKLIFVTPDYYEERPKACMNGWGSIFLTVTPDGTALPCHGARQMPVQFPNVRDHSMQHIWYDSFGFNRFRGYDWMPEPCRSCDEKEKDFGGCRCQAFMLTGDASNADPVCSKSEHHGVILKAREEAEHATQTIEQLAFRNERNSRLIAKG